GCGGTTACGCTGCTCATCCAGTGAATCCGCCCGGGCAACCTGATTAAGCGTTAATACACACACCCCGGCGGCCAGCGCGCGCCACATTATCTGTTTGGCTTTCCCCACAACGACTCCTCGATTCAATTGATCACATCGCGGCCTCATGCCGCCGTCATCAAAAACTTATTTTATGCTAACTGTCCCGCTCCGCAGACGCCATGTTGCGCGCACAATTTTACGATTTCGCCGGGTCATTAACGCTTTGGGCTGCGCTGGCTGGGATTCAGGCAGGAAAACGGCTACACTTCGCCTGGTAAAAAATCATCATCTCATATCACGATATAAAGAGGCGAAGTCGCAACGTGGCTCAATTCGTTTATACCATGCATCGCGTCGGCAAAGTTGTCCCGCCGAAGCGACATATTCTGAAAGATATCTCTTTAAGTTTCTTCCCGGGCGCAAAAATTGGCGTTCTGGGCCTGAACGGCGCCGGTAAGTCTACCCTGCTGCGCATCATGGCGGGTATCGATAAAGATATCGAAGGGGAAGCACGCCCTCAGCCTGGTATCAAAATTGGCTACCTGCCTCAGGAGCCTCAGCTGAATAAAGACCATACAGTGCGCGAATCCATCGAAGAGGCGGTTGCCGAAGTGGCAGGTGCCCTGAAACGCCTGGATGAGGTGTACGCCCTGTATGCAGATCCGGATGCGGATTTCGACAAACTGGCCGCCGAGCAGGGGAAACTGGAAGAGATTATCCAGGCCCACGATGGTCACAACCTGAACAACCAGCTGGAGCGTGCGGCGGATGCGCTGCGCCTGCCCGAGTGGGATGCCAAAATCGGCAACCTCTCCGGGGGGGAACGCCGCCGGGTCGCCCTGTGCCGCCTGCTGCTGGAAAAACCAGACATGCTGCTGCTCGACGAGCCCACCAACCACCTGGATGCGGAATCCGTGGCCTGGCTGGAGCGCTTCCTGCACGACTTCGAAGGCACCGTGGTTGCCATTACCCACGACCGTTACTTCCTCGATAACGTGGCGGGCTGGATCCTCGAACTGGACCGTGGCGAAGGGATCCCCTGGGAGGGTAACTACTCCTCCTGGCTGGAGCAAAAAGATCAGCGCCTGGCCCAGGAAGCCTCTCAGGAAGCGGCACGCCGTAAATCCATTGAGAAAGAGCTGGAGTGGGTGCGCCAGGGGGCCAAAGGCCGCCAGTCCAAGGGCAAAGCCCGTCTGGCACGCTTTGAAGAGCTTAACAGCGTGGATTACCAGAAGCGTAACGAGACCAGCGAGCTGTTTATTCCGCCGGGACCGCGCCTTGGCGACAAGGTGCTGGATGTGGAAAACCTCACCAAGTCCTACGGTGACCGGGTGCTGTTCGATAACCTCTCCTTCTCGGTGCCTAAAGGGGCGATTGTCGGGATTATCGGGCCGAACGGTGCCGGTAAATCCACCCTGTTCCGCATGATTACCGGCGCTGAGCAGCCGGATTCCGGCACGATCACCCTGGGTGAAACGGTGAAACTGGCCTCAGTGGATCAGTTCCGCGACGCCATGGATGACAAGAAAACCGTCTGGGAAGAAGTTTCCGGCGGGCTGGATATCATGAAGATCGGCAACTTTGAACTGCCAAGCCGCGCCTACGTTGGCCGCTTTAACTTCAAAGGCACCGACCAGGGCAAACGGGTGGGTGAGCTGTCCGGCGGTGAGCGTGGCCGTCTGCACCTGGCGAAACTGCTGCAGGTGGGTGGCAACATGCTACTGCTCGATGAGCCCACCAACGATCTGGACGTAGAAACCCTGCGCGCCCTGGAAAACGCCCTGCTGGAGTTCCCGGGCTGTGCGATGGTTATCTCCCACGACCGCTGGTTCCTGGACCGTATCGCCACCCATATCCTCGACTATCAGGATGAGGGCAAAGTGGAGTTCTTCGAAGGTAACTTTACCGAGTACGAAGAGTACAAGAAACGCACCCTGGGCGCAGAAGCCCTGGAGCCGAAGCGTATCAAGTACAAGCGCATGACCGCCCGCTAAGCGTACTACCCCCTTCCCTGCGGAAGGGGGTTATCTGCCTTCCGCCAGCCACCTGATTTTACCGGTGACATTACCCGCCCGCCGCTGACGTGTTCCCGTAAAAATGGGTCAGCCCGTCGAATTGCAGTGCAAACTCCACATAGCTCGCCAGTGCAGGGGCATTCAGCTTGCGCCCCGGATAGACCAGATACAGATCATTGCCCTGAACGGACCAGCCCTCCAGCACCGGAGTCAGCAGCCCGCGCTCAACCTCGTTGCTCAGCAGGAATGCCGGTAACAGGGTGATCCCGCCCCGGGCGATGGCGGCCTCTCTGGCATACAGCAGGTTATCCGTCAGATGGGTGCCGGGAATGTCGTAGCGGTAAAACTGCTGATCCCGCTCCAGTACCCACTCACGCCAGGCCTGATGACCAATACACTGGTGGTTAGCCAAATCCCGGGGGTGGACCAGGGCGGGGCTGCGGGCCAGATAGTCCGGGGACGCCAGCAGAAAGCGCGGGCAGTGACCAATAAACCGGCCAATCAGGGAGGAGTCCTGCGGCTTACCGGTTCGCAGCGCGATATCAAAGCCATCCTGAATCAGATCGCGGATATTATCCGACACGCTGACATCGAGCGTCACATCCGGATATTGCTGATGAAAGGCCGTATTCAGCCGGGCCAGCAGCGTTGCGCCAATGCCCGCCGGGCAGGTTATCCGTAACCGGCCACTGGGGTTATCCCGCAGGCGCTGAATGGCGTAGTCGGCCCGCTCGCTGGCGGCCATCATCTCCCGGCAGTGCACCAGATAATGCTCCCCGGCGAAGGTCAGATTCAGCTGGCGCGTGGTCCGGTTCAGCAGGCGGATCCCCAGTTGCTGCTCCAGCTGGCTAATGCGCTGGCTGACGCTGGACTTCGGCAGCCCGGCTTTGCGGGCGGCGGCAGTGAAGCTGCCGCACTCTGCCACCAGGGCAAACAGCGCCATATCCTGAAGTTGTCGGAACATGATTGTTCGCCTCATATAAACAGTGAGTTCCTGATTGTCCATCTTATCACTTAGCGGCCACGCGCATAGACTAGGCTTTACTGAACCCGCCCATCCGACAACGGGTATGACAAATTAAAGAGGTATTCCCATGACTGTGAAAGCTGTTGCCGTTAATCCGCAATCACCGGCTGAATTTATCGAAATCGCCCTTCCGGTTCCGCAACCGGGGGAATATGACCTGCTGGTCGAGGTGAAAGCGGCCTCCGTAAACCCGGTGGATACTAAAGTTCATGCGGGGTTACGTAAAAATGGCCTTCAGGAGCCACGCATCCTGGGCTGGGACGCCAGCGGCGTGGTGATTGCCACCGGGGAGAAGGTGACAAATTTCGCCCCTGGCGACGAGGTGTACTATGCCGGGGATATCACCCGCTCCGGCAGCAATGCCAGCCAGCAGCTGATCGACTCCCGTATTGTGGGCCACAAACCGGCAACCCTCGGCTGGGCCGAATCTGCCGCCATTCCCCTCACCGCCCTGACGGCCTGGGAAGGGCTGTTTGAGCGGCTGAATATTCAGCAAGCGGGTGCCGATAAAACCCTGCTGATTATCGGCGGGGCCGGTGGGGTGGGCTCTCTGGCGATCCCCTTCGCGAAGCTGCACAGTAACGTGAAAATTATTGCCACCGCCTCCCGGCCAGATTCCGCCCAGTGGTGCCTGGATCGCGGGGCCAGTCTGGTGGTGAATTACCACGATCTCCCGGGAGAACTGGCGAAAAATGGCCTTAAGTATGTGGATTATATTTTCATCCTCAACGACACCGACGGCCACTGGGATGCGGTCTGCCAGGTGATTGCGCCACAGGGCCATATTTGCA
This Shimwellia blattae DSM 4481 = NBRC 105725 DNA region includes the following protein-coding sequences:
- the ettA gene encoding energy-dependent translational throttle protein EttA produces the protein MAQFVYTMHRVGKVVPPKRHILKDISLSFFPGAKIGVLGLNGAGKSTLLRIMAGIDKDIEGEARPQPGIKIGYLPQEPQLNKDHTVRESIEEAVAEVAGALKRLDEVYALYADPDADFDKLAAEQGKLEEIIQAHDGHNLNNQLERAADALRLPEWDAKIGNLSGGERRRVALCRLLLEKPDMLLLDEPTNHLDAESVAWLERFLHDFEGTVVAITHDRYFLDNVAGWILELDRGEGIPWEGNYSSWLEQKDQRLAQEASQEAARRKSIEKELEWVRQGAKGRQSKGKARLARFEELNSVDYQKRNETSELFIPPGPRLGDKVLDVENLTKSYGDRVLFDNLSFSVPKGAIVGIIGPNGAGKSTLFRMITGAEQPDSGTITLGETVKLASVDQFRDAMDDKKTVWEEVSGGLDIMKIGNFELPSRAYVGRFNFKGTDQGKRVGELSGGERGRLHLAKLLQVGGNMLLLDEPTNDLDVETLRALENALLEFPGCAMVISHDRWFLDRIATHILDYQDEGKVEFFEGNFTEYEEYKKRTLGAEALEPKRIKYKRMTAR
- a CDS encoding LysR family transcriptional regulator — protein: MFRQLQDMALFALVAECGSFTAAARKAGLPKSSVSQRISQLEQQLGIRLLNRTTRQLNLTFAGEHYLVHCREMMAASERADYAIQRLRDNPSGRLRITCPAGIGATLLARLNTAFHQQYPDVTLDVSVSDNIRDLIQDGFDIALRTGKPQDSSLIGRFIGHCPRFLLASPDYLARSPALVHPRDLANHQCIGHQAWREWVLERDQQFYRYDIPGTHLTDNLLYAREAAIARGGITLLPAFLLSNEVERGLLTPVLEGWSVQGNDLYLVYPGRKLNAPALASYVEFALQFDGLTHFYGNTSAAGG
- a CDS encoding zinc-binding alcohol dehydrogenase family protein, with amino-acid sequence MTVKAVAVNPQSPAEFIEIALPVPQPGEYDLLVEVKAASVNPVDTKVHAGLRKNGLQEPRILGWDASGVVIATGEKVTNFAPGDEVYYAGDITRSGSNASQQLIDSRIVGHKPATLGWAESAAIPLTALTAWEGLFERLNIQQAGADKTLLIIGGAGGVGSLAIPFAKLHSNVKIIATASRPDSAQWCLDRGASLVVNYHDLPGELAKNGLKYVDYIFILNDTDGHWDAVCQVIAPQGHICSIVENAHPLDQNLLKSKSAALHWEFMYTRSMYQTADMARQGEILNEVAKLVDAGKVRSALSDTLHGLSVSTLTQAHKQVLEGHMRGKVVIEY